The following proteins are encoded in a genomic region of Nitrospiraceae bacterium:
- a CDS encoding DUF2334 domain-containing protein: MYFCIRDDDTNFFTTPDDLEHAYGEISRWGPISLAIIPFCRPGTNRAVPEHVKDRLSIHPLHKNRSLVEYLRNGIAQGRFEAMLHGFYHDEEHGRPEFAQGSDLAKRVVDGRKYLEDLLGASIRVFVPPHNTIGRQGLRAIAREGLHLGGVAGLRGGWPLTSLKTWLLWSRLYHWRKTGGLGIPWILDLNDHYEIAGNAVTPRSSLQRNETIFNHALSKDGVFCAATHYWELDMPSPESGALTVGEQLRKLIARAQSDSRVTWRSVGEIVSAGLAKV, from the coding sequence ATGTATTTCTGTATTCGTGACGACGATACGAATTTTTTTACGACGCCTGATGACCTTGAGCACGCATATGGGGAAATTAGCCGATGGGGGCCGATTTCTTTGGCCATTATTCCTTTTTGTCGTCCTGGAACCAATAGAGCCGTTCCTGAACATGTCAAGGATCGGTTATCCATCCATCCACTGCACAAAAATCGGTCGCTTGTGGAGTATCTCCGCAACGGAATTGCTCAAGGTCGTTTCGAAGCGATGCTCCATGGATTTTATCATGATGAGGAACATGGTAGACCGGAGTTCGCACAGGGATCCGATTTAGCTAAGCGGGTCGTGGATGGACGAAAATATCTGGAAGATCTCTTAGGCGCCAGTATTCGGGTTTTTGTTCCACCTCACAACACAATCGGACGCCAGGGATTACGTGCCATTGCCCGAGAGGGGCTGCACCTGGGAGGGGTTGCGGGGCTTCGGGGAGGGTGGCCGCTGACTTCACTGAAAACCTGGTTGCTGTGGTCGAGACTCTATCATTGGCGGAAAACCGGAGGATTGGGTATTCCCTGGATCTTGGATCTGAATGACCATTACGAGATTGCCGGTAATGCTGTAACTCCCCGATCCTCTCTTCAGCGCAATGAAACGATCTTTAACCATGCGTTAAGCAAGGATGGGGTTTTCTGTGCAGCGACGCATTATTGGGAGTTAGATATGCCAAGTCCGGAATCAGGTGCCTTAACGGTTGGTGAGCAATTGAGAAAACTGATTGCGCGTGCTCAGTCGGATTCGCGAGTTACTTGGCGCTCGGTTGGCGAGATTGTGT
- a CDS encoding glycosyltransferase family 4 protein yields the protein MKILYVCDCLPTFVLNEIIELKNHGHEMFILANDSSKLYKAVHGPIVMKNGLDKQFQRFFIVKNRKQKYVTFFQKLLADIFAHPQCATKACWKLLRNYSNLKCGVIDYLDIRSFFDLGIDIIHSPFSTPRMIDKVYLLSKILNTPFTLCFRAHDLYYGNNMNEHIRRSAVIEKAAQIITIAGYNRDFLKKNLAIKKDIEIIHSAIDPKSFQTKGASRSPNSIIAVGRLDDQKGVIYLIKACQILHAREIEYKCTIIGDGPEKESCQKFIAERRIPNMHLIDYLPNEAVKEHLDRATVFVLPCEIASDGRRDILANALKEAMAMQIPVITSKMCGIEELVDDGVNGMLVPPQSPEALADAIETLIKNPERGKTMGIEGRKKIERHFNIETEVQKLQNILRQAVSRTTIHTLP from the coding sequence ATGAAAATACTCTATGTTTGTGATTGCCTACCTACATTTGTTCTGAATGAAATAATCGAATTGAAGAATCACGGGCATGAAATGTTCATCCTGGCAAACGATTCTAGCAAGCTTTATAAGGCTGTTCATGGGCCAATTGTTATGAAAAATGGATTGGATAAACAATTTCAGAGATTTTTTATCGTCAAAAACAGAAAGCAGAAGTATGTCACTTTTTTTCAAAAGTTGCTGGCGGATATCTTTGCGCATCCCCAATGTGCGACAAAGGCTTGTTGGAAGCTTTTAAGAAATTATTCAAATCTGAAATGTGGAGTCATCGATTATCTGGATATACGGAGTTTTTTTGATTTAGGAATTGACATCATTCACTCACCATTCTCAACCCCGCGAATGATCGACAAAGTGTATTTACTGTCAAAAATACTAAATACGCCTTTTACATTATGCTTTAGGGCGCATGATCTATATTATGGCAATAATATGAATGAACACATCAGAAGGAGTGCAGTAATCGAAAAAGCTGCGCAAATCATTACGATTGCCGGGTACAATAGAGATTTTTTAAAGAAGAATCTGGCCATTAAAAAAGACATCGAAATTATTCACAGCGCAATTGATCCCAAGAGTTTTCAGACGAAAGGGGCCTCGAGATCCCCAAACTCGATAATTGCCGTAGGTCGTCTAGATGACCAAAAAGGCGTAATCTATCTTATTAAAGCCTGTCAAATATTACATGCCCGGGAAATTGAGTATAAGTGTACGATAATCGGTGATGGGCCGGAAAAGGAGTCCTGCCAAAAATTTATTGCCGAACGGCGCATTCCCAACATGCATCTTATTGACTATTTGCCAAATGAGGCAGTGAAAGAACATTTGGACCGTGCAACGGTGTTTGTTTTGCCATGTGAAATTGCTTCGGATGGGAGAAGAGATATCCTGGCGAATGCGTTAAAGGAAGCCATGGCCATGCAAATTCCGGTCATCACTTCAAAAATGTGCGGAATAGAAGAGTTGGTTGATGATGGAGTAAATGGAATGTTAGTTCCTCCTCAAAGCCCTGAGGCGCTTGCCGACGCGATTGAAACACTCATAAAAAATCCGGAACGGGGAAAAACAATGGGAATAGAAGGAAGGAAAAAAATAGAAAGGCATTTTAACATAGAAACTGAAGTCCAAAAACTACAAAATATATTGAGACAGGCGGTCTCCCGCACAACCATCCACACGCTTCCTTGA
- a CDS encoding ABC transporter permease has translation MNDRYSSTSSGNYLTVIPPKSGWTMTGFQELKDYRDLFYFLVWRDIKTLYAQTILGFMWAILQPLVQIVIFTIIFGNVAKLTTDGIPYLLFSSVALIPWTYISLATAQSSQSLIQGSSMLGKIYFPRLIFPITPVLAKLVDFGISMVIIVCIMLYYRVSPTWNLLFFPLFLIMMVSIPLGIGTWLSTLAIRFRDVRQAMPFFIQMLMFSAPIVYSASSIPEQYRLLYSLNPIVGVIEGFRACLLGFPIPWLYIWPGMLTAALLVISGTVYFKRMERIIVDVI, from the coding sequence ATGAATGATAGGTATTCCTCGACATCTAGCGGGAATTATTTAACCGTCATCCCACCAAAATCTGGTTGGACCATGACAGGCTTTCAAGAGTTGAAAGACTATCGAGACCTGTTTTATTTTCTTGTGTGGCGTGATATTAAGACGTTATACGCCCAAACGATTTTAGGATTTATGTGGGCAATACTCCAGCCCCTTGTTCAGATCGTTATTTTCACGATTATTTTCGGAAATGTTGCCAAATTAACGACAGATGGTATTCCCTATCTTCTTTTTTCCAGTGTCGCGCTTATTCCGTGGACCTATATCTCCCTGGCGACGGCGCAGTCTAGTCAAAGTCTGATTCAGGGATCGAGTATGCTTGGGAAGATTTATTTTCCTCGATTAATATTTCCCATTACTCCGGTGCTGGCCAAGCTGGTTGATTTTGGAATTTCAATGGTCATTATCGTGTGTATCATGCTGTACTATCGTGTGTCTCCCACATGGAACTTATTATTCTTCCCATTGTTCTTAATTATGATGGTATCCATCCCTTTGGGTATAGGGACATGGTTGTCCACACTGGCTATTAGGTTTCGGGATGTAAGGCAGGCAATGCCGTTTTTTATTCAAATGCTCATGTTCAGCGCCCCAATCGTCTATTCCGCTTCATCCATACCTGAACAATATCGTCTCCTTTATTCGCTGAATCCCATTGTCGGAGTGATTGAGGGGTTTAGGGCCTGTTTGCTTGGCTTCCCAATCCCTTGGCTGTATATTTGGCCTGGAATGTTAACGGCGGCCCTGTTAGTAATAAGTGGAACAGTGTATTTCAAGCGGATGGAGCGGATTATTGTAGATGTTATTTGA
- the asnB gene encoding asparagine synthase (glutamine-hydrolyzing), with protein MCGIAGELIFLNATGPKVDWERISSMMARRGPDDEGIWSDKDRCTLVFRRLAIIDLSQNGHQPMTACSGRFVLVFNGEIYNYKDLRSRLESQGVQFRSNSDTEVVLYALIEWGMAALDSFNGMFALGFYDKAEKRLLLARDHAGIKPLYYLTHSKGVVFASQYNQLLAHPFSQNLSVSQEALGLYLRLAYIPAPYALLQNSHMLEPGTWIQFTGTGDIQQGQYFHFPRCEMPSLKGEEALEAVDHVIAEAVKRQLISDVPVGAFLSGGIDSPLVVANMNASGTNTIRTFTIGTGEEATDESSDAMRYARELGVDHVIERVKPDTALNWVDKVIDACGEPFGDYSIFPTMMVSHLASQDFKVILSGDGGDELFWGYPRFGSLIRTAQYFKQPFLWRLAKKGIKKLAGLQDYSPDLSGGSLGEYHLAKLTHLPKSWLGRVWPSLPSWPSDFTPFVYACGELNHVAQWSRWSEFVGHLPYVLMKVDRASMYHSLEVRVPLLDREVINVATQLDWRECFNLNQGIGKLPLRHALGRHTTFQSRTKRGFEVPMGSWLRTSLRERVEETLMKRNEILGIGIERKAFRELFNLHLAGERDYAWGLWPILSLALWVDKYYHS; from the coding sequence ATGTGTGGAATAGCCGGAGAATTAATATTTCTCAATGCAACGGGCCCTAAGGTGGATTGGGAAAGAATCAGTTCGATGATGGCTCGTAGAGGACCGGATGACGAAGGGATATGGTCGGATAAAGACCGTTGCACCCTGGTGTTCCGCCGATTGGCCATTATCGACCTGAGCCAAAACGGACATCAGCCAATGACGGCTTGTAGTGGGCGTTTTGTGCTCGTCTTTAATGGAGAGATCTATAACTATAAGGACTTGCGGAGTCGATTAGAAAGCCAGGGAGTGCAGTTTCGTTCCAATAGTGACACCGAGGTGGTGTTATATGCGCTAATCGAGTGGGGTATGGCCGCATTAGATTCTTTTAATGGTATGTTCGCGTTAGGTTTTTATGATAAAGCAGAAAAGCGGTTGTTACTCGCACGTGACCATGCGGGAATTAAACCACTCTACTATTTAACGCATTCCAAGGGGGTCGTATTTGCTTCCCAATATAATCAATTGCTGGCACATCCTTTTAGTCAGAACCTGAGCGTATCACAGGAGGCTCTAGGTCTCTATCTTCGGTTGGCCTATATTCCGGCGCCCTACGCACTTCTACAAAATTCTCACATGCTTGAACCGGGTACGTGGATCCAATTCACAGGAACGGGAGATATACAACAAGGACAATATTTTCATTTTCCCCGCTGTGAAATGCCTTCCTTGAAAGGGGAAGAGGCCCTCGAGGCTGTTGACCATGTGATAGCAGAGGCGGTCAAACGGCAATTAATCAGCGATGTGCCGGTAGGAGCTTTTCTCTCCGGTGGGATTGATTCGCCGCTGGTTGTGGCGAATATGAATGCATCAGGTACGAATACCATACGAACCTTCACCATTGGGACGGGTGAGGAAGCGACGGATGAATCTAGTGATGCCATGCGGTATGCACGTGAGCTTGGAGTTGACCATGTGATAGAACGGGTGAAACCGGATACGGCTCTTAATTGGGTCGATAAGGTCATTGATGCTTGCGGCGAACCCTTTGGAGATTATTCCATATTTCCAACCATGATGGTGTCGCATCTAGCCAGCCAGGACTTTAAAGTTATACTTTCCGGCGATGGAGGTGATGAATTGTTTTGGGGCTATCCACGGTTTGGTTCCTTAATCCGGACGGCGCAATATTTCAAACAACCATTTTTGTGGCGGCTGGCAAAAAAAGGGATAAAAAAACTAGCGGGGTTGCAAGACTACAGCCCTGATCTTTCTGGTGGTTCACTCGGAGAATATCATCTTGCGAAGTTAACCCATCTCCCGAAAAGTTGGTTGGGACGGGTATGGCCTTCGCTACCTTCATGGCCATCGGACTTCACCCCGTTTGTCTATGCATGTGGTGAACTGAATCATGTGGCACAATGGTCTCGATGGAGCGAATTTGTGGGCCATTTACCATATGTCCTTATGAAAGTGGACAGGGCAAGCATGTATCATTCCCTGGAGGTAAGAGTACCACTTCTGGATCGGGAGGTAATTAACGTGGCCACACAGCTTGACTGGCGTGAGTGCTTTAACCTGAACCAGGGTATTGGCAAATTGCCGTTGCGACACGCCTTAGGACGGCATACTACATTTCAATCGCGGACTAAACGCGGGTTTGAAGTGCCGATGGGATCATGGCTGAGAACTTCGCTTAGAGAGAGAGTTGAGGAAACTCTCATGAAACGGAATGAGATCCTGGGTATTGGAATTGAGAGAAAGGCCTTTCGGGAACTCTTTAATCTGCACCTTGCCGGTGAGCGGGATTATGCTTGGGGACTTTGGCCCATTCTCAGTTTGGCCTTGTGGGTGGATAAATATTATCATTCATGA
- a CDS encoding phosphotransferase translates to MDKHFFCLQQNTLVLAWVLFCKKSSLSAVAKPELNMGFSPKSTVREMRRFLGFIRSNLAILIAFMGYKYHRSKTVAVVELPRYGQTCLIVHKGYKVFDFYKNVVRKVFDQDIDPTLIQNEIDLLLQISKFDFAPSIKKWNVEEGWYEEELLQGAPDASYIPMASESVLSKFQNHVAQRLKTLILFQEAKVVNAVSYVTDITKTLYDSPLATQKSTIQEFKLTSHFVDLIVGQLRRESDHQVLLVFTHGDLVPANMLNTKQGMKIIDWEGAGYRSALFDFYSYFFNQTSWREVPVNVLVAEIEQGLPMCISELTQHAFEISRSLITSEKFYRWIFYIEMVCRLVDRAMTDKNLPIMKYLQNYTNAFIRYEEFLSQKDESY, encoded by the coding sequence GTGGATAAACACTTTTTTTGCTTACAACAGAATACTCTAGTTCTAGCATGGGTATTATTTTGCAAGAAAAGCTCGCTCAGTGCTGTCGCTAAGCCAGAACTGAATATGGGCTTTTCGCCAAAGTCGACTGTAAGAGAAATGAGAAGATTCCTAGGATTTATTAGGAGCAATCTAGCTATCCTGATTGCCTTTATGGGCTATAAATACCATCGAAGCAAAACTGTAGCAGTCGTTGAATTGCCACGCTATGGTCAAACATGTCTTATTGTCCATAAGGGCTATAAGGTATTTGATTTCTATAAGAACGTTGTCAGGAAAGTGTTTGATCAGGATATTGATCCTACCTTGATCCAGAATGAAATTGACCTGTTGTTGCAGATTTCGAAATTTGATTTTGCGCCTTCCATAAAAAAATGGAATGTGGAGGAAGGATGGTATGAAGAAGAATTGTTGCAGGGTGCTCCGGACGCTTCCTATATCCCAATGGCTTCAGAAAGTGTATTGTCCAAGTTTCAGAATCATGTCGCTCAGCGATTAAAGACGTTGATCCTGTTTCAGGAGGCAAAAGTCGTCAATGCAGTTTCGTATGTAACTGACATAACAAAAACCCTCTATGACAGCCCACTGGCAACCCAGAAGTCCACTATCCAGGAGTTTAAACTAACGTCTCACTTTGTGGATTTGATTGTTGGGCAGCTCCGCCGTGAAAGCGATCATCAGGTTTTGCTGGTATTTACCCACGGAGATTTGGTCCCGGCCAACATGCTGAATACTAAGCAGGGAATGAAAATTATTGATTGGGAGGGTGCCGGATATCGGAGCGCATTATTCGATTTTTACAGTTATTTCTTTAACCAAACTTCATGGAGAGAGGTGCCTGTGAATGTGTTGGTTGCAGAAATCGAACAAGGCTTGCCGATGTGTATATCCGAATTAACTCAACATGCCTTTGAGATTTCACGTAGTCTGATAACCTCGGAAAAATTCTACCGTTGGATTTTTTATATTGAGATGGTCTGTCGATTGGTAGATCGTGCAATGACGGATAAAAATTTGCCTATCATGAAATATCTTCAAAATTATACGAATGCGTTCATCCGTTACGAAGAATTTCTCTCTCAAAAAGACGAGTCATATTGA
- a CDS encoding ABC transporter ATP-binding protein: MNNDLAIKVENISKCYRIGLKENMHDSLGASVLHFLKDPLQNYRKYRSLYQFDDLRPDQVENRPDVIWALRDVSFEVKKGEVVGIIGINGAGKSTLLKILSKITVPTSGSVTIRGRISSLLEVGTGFHPELTGRENVYLNGTILGMRKKEIERKFDEIVDFSGVEKFIDTPVKRYSSGMKVRLAFAVAAHLEPEILVIDEVLAVGDARFQKKCLNKMKDVGKQGRTVLFVSHILPAVTRLCGRTILLNGGRVQVDGPTHEVICVYLNTETGAQAERRWSDLMEAPGDETVRLCGVRVRAYDGYVSETVDISEPLQIEIEYEVLQPGHEFRIYFHVFNEEGIEAFMSIDNDSAWVKKPRPLGRYVSKSVIPANLLSEGRYFIGPTIRTENPSIKRLGVNDAVAFHVIDSMDGNGARGDSTGNIPGVVRPLLKWETQFNPKEAHVEKIR; encoded by the coding sequence ATGAATAATGATTTAGCTATAAAAGTAGAAAACATCAGCAAGTGCTATCGTATCGGATTAAAGGAAAACATGCATGATAGCCTCGGTGCATCTGTGCTGCATTTCTTAAAAGATCCTCTTCAAAACTATCGTAAGTACCGCTCGCTTTATCAATTTGATGATTTGCGACCAGACCAGGTTGAGAATCGACCTGATGTGATCTGGGCCTTGAGAGATGTCTCCTTTGAGGTGAAAAAGGGGGAAGTGGTGGGGATAATTGGTATTAACGGCGCAGGAAAATCCACACTTCTTAAAATTCTTTCGAAAATTACCGTTCCGACGAGCGGATCTGTCACTATACGTGGAAGAATATCAAGCCTTCTCGAAGTGGGAACCGGGTTTCATCCTGAGCTCACTGGCAGAGAGAATGTGTATCTGAACGGCACAATCTTAGGAATGAGGAAAAAGGAAATAGAACGTAAATTTGACGAAATTGTGGACTTTTCCGGTGTGGAAAAATTCATTGATACGCCCGTCAAGCGATACTCAAGTGGAATGAAAGTACGACTAGCCTTTGCCGTTGCGGCTCATCTGGAACCTGAAATTCTGGTCATCGATGAAGTGCTCGCCGTTGGTGACGCACGATTTCAAAAAAAATGTCTAAATAAAATGAAGGATGTTGGGAAACAGGGTCGCACTGTCTTATTTGTTTCCCATATTCTGCCGGCAGTTACCAGGCTATGTGGTCGGACAATTCTATTAAATGGGGGAAGGGTTCAGGTGGATGGTCCGACACATGAAGTCATCTGTGTGTATCTCAATACCGAAACCGGTGCTCAAGCTGAGCGTCGATGGAGTGATCTCATGGAGGCTCCTGGGGATGAAACCGTGCGGTTGTGTGGGGTAAGAGTCAGAGCCTATGATGGCTACGTGTCGGAAACGGTGGACATCAGTGAACCACTTCAAATTGAAATAGAATATGAGGTACTTCAGCCAGGGCATGAGTTTCGGATTTATTTCCATGTATTTAATGAAGAGGGGATAGAAGCGTTTATGTCCATTGATAATGATTCCGCATGGGTAAAAAAACCACGCCCATTAGGACGTTACGTGAGTAAATCCGTGATTCCTGCGAATTTACTCTCAGAGGGCAGATATTTTATTGGACCAACGATTCGGACTGAAAATCCATCAATTAAGCGCCTGGGGGTGAATGATGCAGTTGCCTTCCATGTGATTGACAGCATGGATGGGAATGGAGCTCGTGGTGATTCCACAGGAAATATCCCGGGAGTGGTCAGGCCCCTCTTGAAGTGGGAAACCCAATTTAACCCAAAAGAAGCCCACGTAGAAAAAATCCGGTAG
- a CDS encoding glycosyltransferase family 2 protein, which yields MVIPAYNAEVFIGQTIQSVLDQTYPWHEIIVVDDGSTDSTKEALKRFEGRIRYLHQQNKGPSAARNTGIQSAKGDFICFLDADDLWIPEKLEVQLAFMEANPDIALVCSDYEEFNEEAIVLSSFLAEKHHMFPTCPIVAGPLDNAFEKLVFENFVGTPTVMLRKSCLEKAGVFDEEIRSVEDRDLWLRISAWYRIACIPQIFCKKRVHQMNVSKQTELALRGKIRVLEKNWKLFPQLVPDRMWRTHLAEAYCQLGYHLLEKNQRKAALKAGMLSLKHMVFRSHRDTSLKLTPWWMSVGLIPAALLGWKLSRSLWQPLKELK from the coding sequence GTGGTTATTCCTGCCTATAATGCTGAAGTGTTTATTGGTCAAACAATACAGAGTGTGTTAGACCAAACTTACCCTTGGCATGAAATCATTGTGGTTGACGATGGGTCTACCGATAGCACAAAGGAAGCTTTGAAACGCTTCGAGGGCAGGATTCGCTATCTGCATCAGCAGAACAAAGGTCCGTCGGCTGCAAGAAATACGGGTATACAAAGCGCAAAAGGAGATTTTATTTGCTTCCTGGATGCCGATGACCTCTGGATTCCTGAAAAGCTGGAAGTGCAGTTGGCCTTTATGGAGGCCAATCCGGACATTGCTCTTGTCTGTTCCGACTATGAAGAATTTAATGAAGAGGCCATTGTTCTTTCATCTTTTCTTGCGGAAAAACACCATATGTTTCCAACATGTCCCATTGTGGCAGGCCCTCTGGATAATGCGTTTGAAAAACTAGTTTTTGAAAATTTTGTCGGAACACCAACTGTGATGCTTAGAAAGTCATGCTTGGAAAAGGCCGGAGTATTTGATGAAGAAATACGATCGGTGGAAGACAGAGATTTATGGTTGCGGATATCCGCCTGGTATAGGATTGCATGTATCCCACAAATCTTCTGCAAGAAACGGGTTCATCAAATGAATGTTTCAAAGCAAACAGAGTTGGCTCTACGTGGAAAGATTCGAGTGCTAGAGAAGAATTGGAAACTATTTCCTCAATTGGTCCCGGACCGTATGTGGAGAACCCACCTTGCAGAGGCCTACTGTCAGCTTGGTTATCATTTGCTTGAAAAAAATCAAAGGAAGGCTGCGTTAAAAGCGGGCATGTTGAGTCTGAAGCATATGGTATTCCGAAGTCATAGAGACACATCTCTAAAATTAACGCCATGGTGGATGAGCGTGGGATTGATTCCGGCAGCTCTTTTGGGTTGGAAGTTAAGTCGATCTCTGTGGCAACCCCTAAAGGAATTGAAGTAG
- a CDS encoding glycosyltransferase, protein MARKFLDFGYTVDVIANENKSFLPKKEYTFFIDTRMNFERLAPMLNKDCVKILHATTAHPYFHNAAEAKRLMALQERKHVTVRSRRFMPVRDAVAVEYADCLTVPSEFCLQTFGYANKPFYLVPYPAEFVYPWAEAKNFESCRSRFLWLGSAGMVHKGLDLVLEAFAGMPEYHLTVCGPVAKEEDFERVYEQELYHTSNIHTLGWIDIDSPKFVNLALQCVGFVYPSCSEGSAGAVITCLHAGLIPIISRESGVDVSKEVNAVLEDCSIEAIQDAVRQLASCSTSELERKSRNAWEFARANHTVENFEKQYGIMLEKIMMDFQMGKNT, encoded by the coding sequence ATGGCAAGAAAATTTTTGGATTTTGGCTATACGGTTGATGTCATTGCCAATGAAAATAAGTCATTTCTTCCAAAAAAGGAATATACATTTTTCATTGATACTCGAATGAATTTCGAACGGCTTGCCCCAATGCTCAACAAAGATTGCGTCAAAATTTTGCATGCCACAACGGCTCATCCATATTTTCATAATGCCGCGGAAGCCAAACGGCTGATGGCCTTACAAGAGAGGAAGCATGTGACCGTGCGGTCCCGGAGATTTATGCCGGTGCGGGACGCCGTGGCGGTTGAGTACGCCGATTGTCTAACCGTTCCCTCTGAATTTTGCCTTCAAACGTTTGGGTATGCCAATAAGCCCTTCTATCTTGTCCCATATCCGGCTGAGTTTGTGTATCCGTGGGCGGAAGCGAAAAACTTTGAATCCTGTCGATCCCGATTCCTGTGGTTGGGGAGTGCGGGAATGGTTCATAAAGGGCTCGATTTAGTATTAGAGGCATTCGCAGGAATGCCGGAGTACCATCTCACGGTATGTGGTCCCGTAGCGAAGGAGGAGGATTTTGAGCGAGTGTATGAGCAAGAACTGTATCACACGTCAAATATTCATACCCTCGGGTGGATTGATATTGATAGCCCTAAATTTGTCAATTTAGCCCTTCAGTGTGTTGGGTTTGTTTACCCATCTTGTTCCGAAGGTAGTGCGGGAGCAGTCATTACGTGTCTGCATGCTGGGCTTATTCCTATTATTAGTCGCGAATCTGGTGTGGATGTGAGTAAAGAAGTGAATGCTGTTCTTGAGGATTGTTCAATCGAAGCTATTCAGGATGCCGTTCGTCAACTTGCGAGTTGTTCCACATCAGAACTTGAGCGAAAATCTCGAAATGCCTGGGAATTTGCCCGAGCGAATCATACTGTGGAAAATTTTGAAAAACAGTATGGAATAATGCTTGAAAAGATTATGATGGATTTTCAGATGGGAAAAAATACTTGA
- a CDS encoding glycosyltransferase family 2 protein, producing the protein MQSDKRIEISPSTAPMVSIAIPTYNRADSYLKEAIQSALNQTYQNFEIIVSDNCSSDNTELLVKNFQDPRIRYFKQTTNIGQNNNCNFCLAQAGGKYFMLLYDDDLIDSDFLEVCMNAIPAQTDVGVVLTGVREINEKGNMLGQCQNLSQGSSVDEFFLDWFANRTALYLCSTLYLTQALREIGGFQSKTYTYTDVVATAKVMAKYPRVDVRAVKASFRRHAKNLSGSVNIDAWCEDSLYLLEVLCELVPSQKTVLIREGMPYFCRANYIMASLTNGLAKRLSAYWRVSQRFNHSYPWAKWFYNRNVVPPIRYYKGRIWQRLWGN; encoded by the coding sequence ATGCAATCAGATAAGAGAATAGAAATATCACCTTCTACGGCCCCAATGGTTTCGATAGCCATTCCGACCTATAATCGGGCCGATTCTTATTTGAAGGAGGCTATTCAAAGCGCTCTCAATCAAACATATCAAAATTTTGAAATTATTGTGTCAGATAATTGTTCCTCCGATAACACTGAATTGCTGGTGAAAAATTTTCAGGATCCTCGTATCAGATATTTTAAGCAAACTACAAATATTGGTCAGAATAATAATTGCAATTTCTGCCTTGCGCAGGCTGGGGGCAAATATTTCATGCTCCTGTATGATGACGATTTAATTGATTCGGATTTTCTAGAAGTATGTATGAATGCCATACCGGCTCAAACTGATGTTGGGGTGGTGCTAACCGGAGTCCGGGAAATCAATGAGAAAGGGAACATGCTTGGACAATGTCAAAATTTGTCCCAAGGATCTTCAGTTGACGAATTTTTTCTGGACTGGTTTGCTAATAGAACCGCCTTATATTTGTGTAGCACATTATATCTGACTCAAGCTCTTCGGGAGATTGGCGGGTTTCAGTCTAAAACCTATACATATACCGATGTGGTGGCGACGGCGAAAGTGATGGCCAAATATCCGAGGGTGGATGTGAGGGCCGTTAAAGCCAGTTTTCGTCGTCATGCCAAGAACTTAAGCGGATCGGTAAATATAGATGCGTGGTGCGAAGATAGCCTGTATCTGCTGGAGGTGCTCTGTGAACTGGTTCCGTCACAGAAGACAGTCCTTATCAGGGAAGGCATGCCGTATTTTTGTAGAGCGAATTATATAATGGCTTCGTTGACGAATGGGTTGGCTAAACGCCTCAGTGCTTACTGGAGAGTCTCTCAAAGATTTAACCATTCTTATCCCTGGGCGAAATGGTTCTATAACCGGAATGTGGTTCCGCCCATTCGGTATTATAAAGGAAGAATTTGGCAGCGCCTTTGGGGGAATTGA